From Leptospira stimsonii, a single genomic window includes:
- a CDS encoding acetyl-CoA carboxylase biotin carboxylase subunit, with protein sequence MITKLLIANRGEIAVRVIRTCKKLGIKTVAVYSDADKDSPHVKLADESVYVGEPTPSSSYLNIPNILEAIRKTKAEAVHPGYGFLSEKQEFAKALEKEGILFLGPTPESMELMGDKINSRIKMEAAGVPVVPGYNGQNQDPKNLEKEAQRIGYPLMIKATAGGGGKGMKRVYKPEEFLSSLESAQREAQKAFGDGTVFIEKYIETPRHIEVQVFGDKHGNVMHLFERECSIQRRHQKVIEESPAPNLPEKLRDEICQVAVKAAQSIQYVGAGTVEFILGKDGKFYFLEMNTRLQVEHPVTEYITGQDLVEWQIRVAEGKKLTDLTQGKSIVPNGHAIEARIYAEDPENNFLPSTGILEYIEFPDREFLRVDTGVETGSEITIFYDPMIAKMISWGKTREEASTRLKESIDSTVIFGPVTNTFYLSGILSHEEFKKGLTHTHFLEEQTIAFTPDREIQADAFSFAAAALSEKKKSSGIWEAVGPGGLW encoded by the coding sequence TTGATTACGAAACTTCTCATCGCCAATCGTGGGGAAATCGCGGTTCGCGTCATACGCACTTGTAAAAAACTCGGAATCAAAACCGTAGCGGTCTATTCGGATGCGGACAAGGATTCACCGCACGTAAAACTCGCAGACGAATCGGTGTATGTAGGCGAACCGACTCCTTCTTCTTCTTATTTAAATATTCCGAATATACTCGAAGCCATTCGTAAGACGAAGGCGGAAGCGGTTCATCCTGGATACGGATTCTTATCCGAAAAACAGGAATTCGCGAAGGCCCTTGAAAAAGAAGGAATTCTATTTTTAGGACCGACCCCGGAATCGATGGAGCTGATGGGAGATAAGATCAATTCCAGAATCAAGATGGAAGCCGCCGGGGTTCCGGTCGTTCCGGGATACAACGGTCAAAATCAAGATCCGAAAAATTTGGAGAAAGAAGCGCAAAGAATCGGGTATCCTCTGATGATCAAAGCGACCGCAGGCGGAGGCGGCAAGGGAATGAAACGGGTTTATAAACCGGAAGAATTTCTTTCCTCACTCGAGTCCGCGCAGAGGGAAGCGCAAAAGGCTTTCGGAGACGGAACCGTCTTTATCGAAAAATACATCGAAACTCCGCGACATATCGAAGTACAGGTGTTTGGTGACAAACACGGAAACGTTATGCACCTTTTTGAAAGGGAATGTTCGATCCAGAGAAGACACCAAAAGGTGATTGAAGAATCTCCCGCTCCGAATCTTCCTGAAAAACTTCGAGACGAGATTTGTCAAGTGGCGGTAAAAGCCGCACAATCGATTCAATACGTCGGCGCGGGAACCGTAGAATTCATCCTTGGAAAAGACGGAAAGTTTTACTTTTTAGAGATGAACACTCGACTTCAGGTAGAACATCCCGTCACTGAATATATCACCGGACAAGATCTCGTAGAATGGCAGATCCGAGTCGCTGAAGGAAAAAAACTTACCGATCTCACACAAGGAAAGTCGATCGTTCCAAACGGACACGCGATCGAAGCAAGAATCTACGCGGAAGATCCCGAAAACAACTTCCTTCCGTCCACAGGTATATTAGAATATATTGAATTTCCGGATCGGGAATTTCTCAGGGTCGACACAGGCGTGGAAACAGGATCGGAGATTACCATATTTTATGATCCCATGATCGCAAAGATGATTTCCTGGGGGAAGACGAGAGAAGAAGCCTCGACTCGTTTGAAAGAATCCATCGATTCCACGGTGATTTTTGGACCGGTAACGAATACGTTCTATCTTTCCGGAATTCTTTCTCATGAAGAATTTAAGAAAGGACTCACACATACTCATTTTCTGGAGGAACAAACGATCGCGTTTACTCCGGATCGTGAAATTCAAGCCGACGCGTTCTCGTTTGCCGCGGCCGCGCTTTCCGAAAAGAAAAAGTCTTCCGGAATTTGGGAAGCGGTTGGACCGGGAGGTCTTTGGTGA
- a CDS encoding acetyl-CoA carboxylase biotin carboxyl carrier protein subunit gives MIEENFRFRHREEEIPVRVRSSSPGVTSVSILLDGVTHDFQISRNFQSEGNGLFSGPGNHWRILRRGNQIFIHYRGWNTKILLSNREIHLEEGSGGFIKSPMPGKVIRVLVSSGSSVKKGAILAIVEAMKMENNILAPGDGIVEEVSVVEGSMVSQDDLILKLNMVANKS, from the coding sequence GTGATCGAAGAAAATTTTCGTTTTAGACACAGAGAAGAAGAGATTCCAGTAAGAGTTCGCTCTAGTTCTCCCGGAGTCACTTCCGTATCGATCTTGTTAGATGGAGTAACTCACGACTTTCAGATCTCCAGAAATTTTCAGAGCGAAGGGAACGGCCTTTTTTCAGGTCCCGGTAATCACTGGAGAATTCTTCGAAGAGGAAATCAGATCTTCATTCACTATAGAGGATGGAATACGAAAATTCTTCTTTCCAATCGAGAGATCCATCTCGAAGAGGGAAGCGGCGGTTTTATTAAGAGCCCGATGCCTGGCAAGGTCATTCGAGTTTTGGTTTCCTCCGGTTCATCCGTTAAAAAAGGAGCGATTCTTGCGATCGTCGAAGCGATGAAGATGGAAAATAATATCCTCGCTCCGGGAGACGGAATCGTAGAAGAAGTTTCCGTTGTGGAAGGAAGTATGGTTTCTCAGGACGATCTGATCTTGAAGTTGAATATGGTCGCTAATAAATCGTAG